From the genome of Candidozyma auris chromosome 2, complete sequence, one region includes:
- the SDS24 gene encoding Sds24p, which produces MSFQRSPSSPHQGNQQLHQPLNVPHTSSSHSGSVSRKHSIVEMLSSPPPLPADSANHSASIDEFSLSRNTSISSRASSVYQAGGNPRHDWTDVILADLAESNKLIAINRTYSVQKAFETLISHNLTSLPVSCTADSSDLSNCLSFDYSDLNTYLLLIMNKIAISDLCVDDIPDENGEANTLNTQQKHERFHQLVAKAKKGEEVPVDFIVRLHPKTPFVKLKEHESLFKAVEAFGNGVHRVAIVNSANKISGILSQRRTIRFLWENARRFPSLEFLLNSTLQDLKIGSTSPITIQGDQPLIEALQKMFDERVSSLAVIDKNKSLVGNISIVDVKNVSSTKNSHLLFKPVTNFISYNLSQKGIERGQDQFPIFHVSQQSSLGRVIAKLVATESHRLWIVESRGGHMGSVSGQPSTVEAALSNEGIQPESGRPGKLVGVVTLTDILGLFAHHKSGVKIDPQTARNHRRRSSTSTTRSSIESSHLPSGTPSTSAPVTQPYVQPNQDMFRKTYQTGQRDSAFEQ; this is translated from the coding sequence ATGTCTTTCCAGAGGTCACCCCTGTCGCCACACCAGGGCAATCAGCAGCTCCACCAGCCTTTGAACGTGCCTCACACGTCTCTGTCCCACAGTGGCTCGGTCTCCAGGAAACACTCCATTGTGGAGATGCTCTCGTCGCCACCTCCGCTTCCTGCCGATTCTGCAAACCACCTGGCCTCCATTGACGAGTTTTCTTTGTCGAGAAACACCTCCATTTCCTCCAGAGCGCTGTCGGTGTACCAGGCGGGCGGGAACCCCAGACACGACTGGACAGACGTGATATTGGCTGACTTGGCCGAATCCAATAAGCTTATTGCCATCAATAGAACCTACTCTGTCCAGAAGGCGTTCGAAACATTGATCTCGCACAATTTGACCTCGTTACCCGTTTCGTGCACTGCTGACTCCTCCGACTTGTCCAATTGCTTATCGTTTGACTACTCAGACTTAAACACGTACCTTTTGTTGATCATGAACAAAATTGCCATCAGCGACTTGTGTGTGGACGATATTCCCGACGAAAACGGTGAGGCTAACACTCTCAATACGCAGCAGAAGCATGAGAGATTCCACCAGCTTGTGGCCAAGGCCAAAAAGGGCGAGGAAGTGCCCGTTGACTTCATTGTGCGGTTGCACCCAAAGACACCATTCGTCAAGTTAAAGGAACATGAgtccttgttcaaggcGGTGGAGGCGTTTGGCAATGGTGTTCATAGAGTGGCCATAGTCAACTCTGCGAACAAAATCTCCGGTATCCTTTCTCAGAGAAGAACGATCAGATTCCTTTGGGAGAACGCCAGGAGGTTCCCCTCGCTTGAGTTCTTACTCAACTCCACTTTGcaagacttgaagatcgGCTCCACTTCTCCAATCACCATCCAAGGTGACCAGCCATTGATAGAGGCGTTGCAGAAGATGTTTGACGAGCGCGTGTCGTCTCTTGCAGTAATTGACAAAAACAAGTCCTTGGTGGGCAATATCTCTATTGTCGATGTTAAGAATGTATCATCCACAAAGAACTCCCATTTACTATTCAAGCCCGTGACAAACTTCATTTCTTACAACTTATCGCAAAAAGGTATCGAGCGTGGTCAAGACCAATTTCCAATTTTCCATGTCAGCCAGCAAAGCTCTCTAGGCAGAGTAATTGCCAAGTTGGTAGCCACTGAATCTCACAGATTATGGATAGTCGAAAGCAGAGGTGGGCACATGGGCTCCGTTTCTGGCCAGCCAAGCACTGTAGAGGCTGCGCTCTCCAACGAAGGAATCCAACCAGAAAGCGGTCGCCCAGGTAAACTCGTTGGTGTGGTTACCCTTACTGATATTCTAGGATTATTTGCGCATCACAAATCTGGGGTCAAAATTGATCCACAGACTGCAAGAAACCACAGAAGGCGCTCATCTACATCTACAACCAGATCATCGATTGAAAGCTCCCACCTCCCGTCAGGAACCCCCTCGACTTCTGCACCAGTTACTCAACCATATGTCCAACCCAACCA